The Chryseolinea soli genome contains a region encoding:
- a CDS encoding BamA/TamA family outer membrane protein gives MQATTSRLSIKLICLLLPGLLVHAVVYSQETSTITADTSCVQRDLPDVLREALRKPVKVDTSGAGSILLIPIIGSNPATGFMLGIGGQYAFKLSGADTRYSMLSGSLQFTSKNQKLFLLKNNIYTKNNNIFFTGDWRYLIFSQSTYGLGTNAPEGGILDYQFNLAGMETSDDSLAQPLNFNFLRFYQSASFKIGKAFYLGVGYYLDYYYKIEDEKLRLNPGDSVITSHYAYNKYYGFDTDKYYSSALNINLISDTRDNMINPYKGHFLMINWRGSMKLLGNKNNANFFSIEWRSFHPLSARNPRHLMAFWFMGNFSPEGEFPYMILPATAYDQRSRSARGYTQGRFRGNNLMYGEAEYRFPLSPCGGIWGGVLFVNATTASNPKQSLKLMESIKPGYGLGLRIMVDKKTRTNLAVDIGFGDRSSGFYLAASETF, from the coding sequence ATGCAGGCTACAACCTCCCGGCTTTCGATCAAGTTAATTTGCCTGCTCCTGCCGGGTTTGCTGGTGCACGCCGTTGTCTACTCACAAGAGACATCGACAATTACGGCCGATACCAGTTGTGTTCAACGCGATCTTCCCGACGTGCTTCGTGAAGCTTTGCGCAAACCTGTCAAAGTCGATACCAGCGGTGCCGGATCTATTCTGCTCATTCCTATTATCGGCTCCAATCCGGCAACCGGTTTTATGTTGGGGATTGGCGGGCAATATGCATTTAAACTTTCCGGTGCCGACACCCGCTATTCCATGCTCTCGGGCAGCCTCCAGTTCACCTCTAAAAACCAAAAACTATTTCTGCTAAAGAATAATATCTATACCAAAAACAACAACATCTTTTTTACGGGCGACTGGCGCTACCTCATCTTTTCGCAATCCACCTATGGCCTGGGGACGAATGCTCCGGAGGGTGGAATTCTGGACTATCAATTCAACCTCGCGGGAATGGAGACGTCCGACGACTCACTGGCACAGCCCCTGAACTTTAACTTCCTGCGCTTCTATCAATCCGCTTCATTCAAAATAGGAAAAGCATTTTACCTGGGCGTTGGGTACTACCTCGACTACTACTATAAAATTGAGGACGAAAAACTCCGGCTGAACCCCGGCGACTCGGTGATCACAAGCCACTATGCCTACAACAAATACTACGGTTTCGATACGGATAAATACTATTCGTCCGCCTTAAACATAAACCTGATCTCCGATACACGCGATAACATGATCAATCCATACAAAGGACATTTTCTGATGATCAACTGGCGCGGCTCGATGAAATTGCTGGGCAACAAAAACAACGCAAATTTTTTCTCCATTGAGTGGAGAAGCTTTCACCCGCTCTCGGCACGAAATCCGCGCCACCTCATGGCCTTCTGGTTCATGGGCAACTTCTCGCCCGAAGGCGAGTTTCCCTATATGATCCTGCCGGCCACCGCATACGATCAACGGAGCCGGAGCGCACGGGGCTACACGCAGGGACGTTTTCGCGGCAACAACCTCATGTATGGTGAAGCGGAATATCGTTTCCCGCTCTCCCCTTGCGGAGGCATCTGGGGAGGCGTGCTGTTTGTCAATGCCACGACGGCCAGCAACCCGAAACAATCGTTAAAATTAATGGAATCGATAAAGCCCGGCTACGGTCTGGGGCTTCGGATCATGGTCGATAAGAAAACGCGTACAAACCTTGCTGTGGATATCGGCTTCGGTGACCGGTCGTCAGGGTTTTACCTGGCTGCGTCAGAAACGTTTTAA
- a CDS encoding OprO/OprP family phosphate-selective porin yields the protein MKYLLPKELRSLQPAGVTVVMLLMLPWNSFGQQKDYIPDGTQGELLEVIDSSKVPVKWKDKRWRLFPGKFSSLKFGGGFLYDFAGFVQNAEGKAQTDSLGTELKNTFAVRDFRITASGKFRTKRTLSWKAGFLYDDDARSWYVRETGLMIGVPELWGSIFVGRTKEGFSMNKVMVGYAGWTMERQMALDVIPILADGVKWLAYLPKQRLWWNAGIYTDWLSEGQSFSTYKWQTVGRFGWLPLYSPEDNVVFHVGVSYRYGRTKDGQIRVRSRPEADPAPQFIDTGKFPADHSNQIGGEAYFRSGPFMVGSEIYMHRFNSPETGNPVFVGGDVMVSYFLTGESRPYNTATGIFGFVAVNKSVFKGGPGAWEVLVRYSSLDLNGGTLQGGKFWRITPMVNWYLSKDVRLELAYGYGVLDRFNLRGVTQFFQARIQLTLL from the coding sequence ATGAAATATCTATTACCAAAAGAACTACGCAGTTTGCAACCCGCTGGGGTGACGGTGGTCATGCTGCTGATGCTCCCCTGGAATTCCTTCGGTCAGCAAAAGGATTATATTCCTGATGGTACCCAAGGGGAACTGCTTGAAGTTATAGATAGTAGTAAAGTACCCGTCAAATGGAAGGACAAGCGCTGGCGGTTATTTCCCGGGAAGTTTTCTTCACTAAAATTTGGAGGAGGATTTCTTTATGACTTTGCCGGCTTCGTACAAAATGCGGAAGGCAAAGCACAAACGGACTCGCTAGGCACTGAGCTAAAAAATACTTTCGCCGTCCGCGATTTTAGAATTACGGCTAGTGGAAAGTTCAGGACCAAACGAACCCTAAGCTGGAAGGCCGGCTTTCTGTACGATGACGACGCCCGCTCATGGTATGTACGGGAGACGGGGCTCATGATCGGTGTACCGGAATTGTGGGGTAGCATATTTGTCGGACGAACCAAGGAGGGCTTTTCGATGAACAAAGTTATGGTAGGATATGCCGGCTGGACGATGGAACGACAAATGGCTTTGGACGTCATCCCGATCCTTGCCGATGGTGTGAAGTGGCTCGCATACTTGCCCAAGCAACGGCTCTGGTGGAATGCCGGGATATACACCGATTGGCTCTCGGAAGGACAGTCATTCTCTACGTACAAGTGGCAGACGGTAGGACGGTTCGGGTGGCTGCCCTTATATTCACCGGAAGACAATGTTGTCTTTCATGTTGGAGTGAGTTACCGCTATGGCCGGACGAAAGATGGTCAAATCCGTGTGCGCTCAAGGCCTGAAGCCGATCCGGCTCCACAATTTATCGATACCGGCAAGTTCCCGGCCGATCACTCCAATCAAATCGGAGGTGAAGCTTATTTCCGATCCGGCCCTTTCATGGTAGGTTCTGAGATTTATATGCATCGATTCAATTCCCCGGAAACCGGCAATCCCGTATTTGTTGGAGGCGACGTCATGGTAAGCTATTTCTTAACGGGAGAATCACGTCCCTACAATACCGCCACCGGGATCTTTGGTTTCGTGGCTGTAAACAAATCTGTTTTTAAAGGTGGTCCGGGAGCCTGGGAGGTATTGGTTAGATATTCATCGCTCGATCTGAATGGAGGCACACTGCAAGGTGGAAAATTCTGGCGAATTACGCCGATGGTAAACTGGTATCTCTCCAAAGATGTGCGGCTCGAGTTGGCCTATGGATACGGGGTCTTGGATCGATTCAATCTGAGAGGGGTGACACAATTCTTTCAGGCGCGTATCCAACTAACCTTATTGTAA
- a CDS encoding YciI family protein translates to MNEFLIAIHRDLKSKDASPSPEQMQASIKPFQEWIGKLIAQDRLVNPYRRWDGVGRVVKKDAVTDGPYAEIKESLGGLIVVRAKDYDEAVEIAKGCPILEWGATVEVRMALVNA, encoded by the coding sequence ATGAACGAATTCCTCATAGCGATCCACCGCGATTTGAAAAGCAAGGACGCGAGTCCTTCGCCCGAGCAAATGCAAGCCTCCATAAAACCTTTCCAGGAATGGATCGGCAAGCTCATCGCGCAAGACCGATTGGTCAATCCCTACAGACGCTGGGACGGTGTGGGCAGGGTGGTGAAAAAGGATGCTGTAACGGATGGGCCCTATGCCGAGATCAAGGAATCGCTGGGAGGTTTGATCGTGGTGCGGGCCAAAGACTATGATGAAGCCGTGGAGATTGCAAAAGGTTGCCCGATCCTGGAATGGGGTGCCACGGTGGAGGTGCGCATGGCCCTCGTAAACGCCTGA
- a CDS encoding succinate dehydrogenase cytochrome b subunit → MEWFIKFTRSSIGRKFLVALTGLFLISFLVVHCTINAMIFYNDGGVTFSHWAHFMGTNPVIRTLEIVLIAGFLIHIIDALILWRQNRKARPVGYYAVKPAEKVTWSSRSMTLLGTLILLFLVVHTSSFWIPNRTHQLLEGEELPLYAMMLDKFQSPVFVVIYLFGCLSLFYHLLHGFKSAFQSLGLNHLKYNAAIVFVGTAFAIIVPIIFAMMPLSIYFHLIG, encoded by the coding sequence ATGGAATGGTTTATCAAGTTTACAAGAAGCTCTATCGGAAGGAAATTCCTGGTAGCGCTAACGGGGTTGTTTCTGATCAGTTTCCTGGTCGTCCATTGCACCATCAACGCGATGATCTTTTACAATGATGGCGGAGTAACCTTCTCGCATTGGGCCCATTTCATGGGCACAAACCCGGTCATCCGCACGCTGGAGATCGTGTTGATCGCTGGGTTCCTGATCCACATCATCGATGCCCTTATATTATGGAGACAGAACAGGAAGGCCCGGCCGGTAGGGTACTACGCCGTAAAACCTGCCGAAAAAGTGACCTGGTCCAGCCGCAGCATGACCCTACTGGGAACGCTCATCCTGCTCTTCCTGGTGGTGCACACCTCGAGCTTCTGGATCCCCAATCGCACGCATCAACTTCTGGAGGGCGAAGAATTGCCCCTCTACGCCATGATGCTGGACAAATTTCAGAGCCCGGTTTTTGTGGTCATCTATTTGTTTGGATGCTTGTCGCTCTTCTATCATTTGCTGCATGGTTTCAAAAGCGCTTTTCAATCCCTGGGATTAAACCATTTAAAGTACAATGCCGCCATCGTGTTTGTGGGCACAGCTTTCGCGATCATTGTGCCTATTATTTTTGCCATGATGCCGCTCTCGATTTATTTCCACCTCATCGGGTAG
- a CDS encoding asparaginase: protein MKKLLTILTLLILTAQVQAQSLPRVIILATGGTIAGAGAAADRAGYTAGKIPIDDLIGGIPSVKKIATITGEQVASVGSQDMTIDIWKKLAIRANEIFAKNEADAIVVTHGTDTQEETAYFLDLVIPSDKPVVLTGSMRPATAISADGPKNLYDAITVAINPATKGRGVLVSFNEGIYDAREVMKLSTTKTNAFGSPNTGPVGQAYDGRVEYYSSSDREVNPKKPIVLTTDTKLPRVDIVYMYADAPADQIDMLIGKKVDGIVIAGVGNGNFNKAYMEGVKRAVKAGITVCRASRTPSGRVVLHDEINDDELGTIVSDDLTPQKARVLLMLALTRTKDKKQLQDIFFKY from the coding sequence ATGAAAAAGCTACTCACCATTCTAACACTCTTGATCTTGACTGCCCAAGTTCAGGCGCAGTCATTACCCAGGGTAATCATTTTAGCCACCGGCGGAACCATTGCCGGTGCAGGGGCCGCCGCAGACCGGGCCGGCTACACCGCCGGAAAGATTCCGATTGACGATCTGATCGGCGGTATACCTTCCGTAAAGAAAATTGCCACCATCACTGGCGAGCAAGTCGCCTCGGTTGGCAGCCAGGACATGACCATTGATATCTGGAAAAAACTGGCCATTCGCGCCAATGAAATTTTTGCAAAAAATGAAGCGGATGCCATTGTTGTCACACACGGCACCGATACGCAAGAAGAAACGGCTTACTTTCTCGACCTGGTCATTCCCTCCGACAAACCGGTTGTCCTCACAGGCTCTATGCGTCCGGCAACTGCCATTAGTGCGGACGGTCCAAAGAATCTTTATGATGCCATCACCGTAGCGATCAATCCAGCCACCAAAGGCAGGGGCGTATTGGTGAGCTTCAATGAAGGGATCTACGATGCGAGAGAAGTTATGAAGTTGAGCACAACCAAGACCAATGCTTTTGGATCGCCCAATACCGGCCCCGTGGGTCAGGCTTATGATGGCCGCGTGGAGTATTATTCTTCATCCGATCGTGAAGTGAATCCTAAAAAACCAATTGTGTTAACCACCGACACAAAATTACCCCGGGTGGATATTGTATACATGTATGCCGATGCCCCCGCTGACCAGATCGATATGCTGATCGGTAAAAAGGTAGACGGCATCGTCATTGCCGGTGTGGGAAACGGCAACTTCAACAAAGCCTACATGGAGGGTGTGAAACGCGCTGTGAAGGCAGGCATTACGGTTTGCCGCGCCAGCCGGACACCTTCGGGCAGGGTCGTGCTTCACGACGAGATCAATGATGATGAATTGGGCACCATTGTCTCGGACGATCTGACACCTCAAAAAGCCAGAGTCTTGTTAATGCTTGCCCTGACAAGGACAAAAGATAAAAAGCAACTTCAGGACATTTTCTTCAAATATTAA
- a CDS encoding YciI family protein, with the protein MDEFLIVIHRDLKSKNASPSPEQMKEAIKPFQDWVGGIAAQNKLVAPPKRWDLDGRVVKQNDVVTNGPYSEIKESVGGLFLVRAANYDEAVEMAKGCPILKWGATVEVRMAIPAV; encoded by the coding sequence ATGGACGAATTCTTAATTGTGATCCACAGAGATCTGAAAAGTAAAAATGCCAGCCCGTCGCCCGAACAAATGAAGGAAGCGATAAAACCTTTTCAGGATTGGGTTGGTGGCATTGCAGCACAAAACAAACTGGTGGCTCCCCCCAAGCGCTGGGATTTGGATGGACGCGTAGTGAAACAAAACGACGTGGTGACAAACGGTCCGTATTCGGAGATCAAGGAGTCGGTGGGCGGCTTGTTCCTGGTGAGAGCCGCCAACTATGACGAAGCCGTGGAGATGGCAAAAGGATGTCCGATCCTGAAATGGGGCGCGACGGTGGAAGTGCGCATGGCCATCCCGGCCGTCTGA
- a CDS encoding carboxymuconolactone decarboxylase family protein, with protein MEPRLNVFEKGQNAVKTLFGIGGYLKKSSIGVPLQELIHFRLSQINGCAYCLDMHYKDARAHGETEQRLYGLSTWKESPYYTDRERAALAWAEAVNACHVPDDVYAEVKKQFTDEEVVDLTLSVGAINVWNRLNISFPNAIGTYQVGQFG; from the coding sequence ATGGAACCAAGATTAAACGTTTTTGAAAAGGGCCAAAACGCCGTGAAGACCCTTTTTGGCATCGGCGGTTATTTGAAGAAATCATCGATCGGAGTGCCGCTCCAGGAGCTGATCCATTTCCGCCTCTCGCAAATCAACGGCTGTGCCTATTGCCTGGACATGCACTATAAAGATGCGCGTGCCCATGGTGAAACCGAGCAACGGCTGTACGGTCTGAGCACATGGAAGGAGTCACCGTATTATACCGATCGTGAAAGAGCTGCGCTTGCCTGGGCGGAAGCTGTGAACGCTTGCCACGTTCCCGACGACGTATATGCCGAGGTGAAAAAACAATTCACCGACGAAGAAGTGGTCGACCTGACACTCTCCGTGGGCGCGATCAACGTCTGGAACCGGCTCAACATTTCGTTCCCGAACGCGATCGGAACCTATCAAGTAGGTCAGTTTGGATGA
- a CDS encoding RNA polymerase sigma factor, whose protein sequence is MEDQTLLPHLFRTEYRNIVSVLCYLFGIQHIETAEDLVSDAFLSATELWSIQGVPDNPRAWLYAVAKNKTKNYLKRNALFENRLSKEIKYSADKTEEMEIDLSEKNIADSQLAMIFTICNPCNAPESQIALALNLLCGFGGQEIADAFLTNKEVIYKRINRAKEKLKEANIKIEQPTVVEISERLETVLKTLYLLFSEGYYSTSQDTTLRKDLCSEAMRLTSLLIENKTTNKPAVNALLALMCFHASRFEARTNEKGEAILYQDQDQTLWNKELIDAGTVYLNRASTGDELTKYHLEAGIAYWHTQKEDTTEKWESILSLYNSLLILEYSPIAALNRTFALSKTHGKKAALVEAEKLKLTDNPFYFSLLGNLYSDIDNEKAIQHFETALRLTNSPGDKITLAKNIQRLKETKAVN, encoded by the coding sequence ATGGAAGACCAAACGCTTTTACCGCATTTATTCAGAACAGAGTACCGGAACATCGTTTCGGTACTCTGTTATTTATTTGGGATCCAACACATCGAAACCGCAGAAGACCTGGTGAGCGATGCGTTTCTTTCTGCCACCGAACTCTGGAGCATACAGGGTGTGCCAGACAATCCCAGGGCATGGCTTTACGCGGTGGCCAAGAATAAAACCAAAAATTATTTAAAACGGAACGCACTTTTTGAAAACCGTCTTTCAAAAGAGATCAAGTATAGCGCCGACAAAACCGAAGAGATGGAGATCGATTTGTCGGAAAAGAATATTGCCGACAGTCAGCTGGCCATGATCTTCACCATCTGCAACCCTTGCAATGCCCCGGAATCTCAAATCGCCCTGGCGTTGAATCTCTTGTGTGGTTTTGGTGGCCAAGAGATCGCTGATGCATTTTTGACCAACAAGGAAGTTATCTATAAGCGCATCAACCGCGCGAAGGAGAAATTGAAGGAAGCCAATATCAAGATCGAGCAACCCACCGTGGTGGAAATAAGTGAAAGGCTGGAGACCGTTTTGAAAACGTTGTATTTATTATTTTCCGAAGGTTATTATTCGACATCCCAGGACACCACGTTGCGCAAGGACCTCTGCAGCGAGGCCATGCGGCTGACGAGCTTGCTGATCGAAAACAAAACCACGAACAAACCCGCCGTCAACGCGCTGCTGGCGTTGATGTGTTTTCATGCGTCGCGTTTTGAAGCCCGGACAAACGAGAAGGGAGAAGCTATTTTGTACCAGGACCAGGACCAAACCCTTTGGAACAAAGAACTGATTGACGCCGGCACGGTCTATTTAAATCGCGCGTCCACGGGCGACGAACTGACAAAATATCATTTGGAAGCCGGCATTGCCTATTGGCACACACAAAAGGAGGACACGACCGAAAAGTGGGAGAGTATTTTGTCGCTCTACAACAGCTTGCTGATTTTGGAATATTCACCGATCGCCGCACTGAACCGGACGTTTGCGCTTTCGAAAACCCATGGAAAGAAAGCCGCTCTTGTTGAAGCAGAAAAACTAAAGCTCACGGACAATCCGTTTTATTTTTCATTGCTGGGCAATCTCTATTCGGACATTGACAATGAAAAAGCCATTCAGCATTTTGAGACGGCCTTGCGCCTGACGAACTCTCCGGGGGATAAAATAACCTTGGCAAAAAATATTCAACGGTTGAAGGAGACTAAAGCGGTTAACTAA
- a CDS encoding DUF4136 domain-containing protein, giving the protein MKKFAILILAATACSSITVSYDYDKTADFNKYKTYAYTEETSKLPVGDLDRSRLMSAVDAELAARGLTKSNNPDALVDLQVKAKERTEATATNTGGLYGGRYGYGGGFSTTNIDYNTYVDGTLFVNLIDKASEKLVWQGRGTKTIDEHASPEKKEKNIATAVKMIFTKYPVLAKK; this is encoded by the coding sequence ATGAAAAAATTTGCCATTCTTATTTTAGCAGCCACCGCCTGCAGTTCCATTACCGTAAGCTATGATTACGATAAGACAGCCGATTTTAATAAATACAAGACCTATGCGTACACCGAGGAAACATCAAAATTGCCGGTGGGCGATTTGGACCGTTCCAGGTTGATGAGCGCCGTAGACGCTGAGCTGGCAGCGCGCGGGTTGACGAAATCAAACAATCCCGATGCACTGGTAGATTTGCAAGTGAAAGCAAAAGAAAGAACCGAGGCTACGGCTACCAATACGGGTGGGCTGTACGGTGGAAGATATGGCTATGGCGGGGGCTTCAGTACCACGAACATTGATTACAACACCTATGTCGACGGGACGCTCTTTGTTAACCTGATCGATAAGGCCAGTGAAAAATTGGTATGGCAAGGCCGGGGCACTAAAACGATAGACGAACATGCCTCTCCGGAGAAGAAGGAAAAAAATATTGCCACGGCTGTAAAAATGATCTTTACAAAGTATCCCGTGCTCGCAAAAAAATAA
- a CDS encoding DUF2490 domain-containing protein has product MAALLFITDMQGRAQRHEQLWFDYQLDYPFANVFLFEVSATYSTVLTQEFKWRSLSVSPTFEYTMSRWVDLTAEVPLGYTLQKEGSNSFEVSPIVGARFYITQNKRIDTRILLRYQQRYFREIEKDDWDISNRTRIKAEAYVCINQPNLFTNNLWYGIVDYEEFIVLDEQVDERYANRRRARIGLGYRLSYKHRFELIYTRQSSRNEIDGDFISNDNVIQLRYKMYLNPSKPVPAND; this is encoded by the coding sequence ATGGCTGCTCTTCTTTTTATTACCGACATGCAAGGTCGTGCGCAACGGCACGAACAACTCTGGTTTGATTATCAACTGGACTATCCGTTTGCGAATGTGTTTCTGTTCGAAGTTTCGGCAACATACTCAACGGTTTTAACACAAGAATTCAAATGGAGAAGCCTTAGCGTGAGCCCAACGTTTGAGTACACGATGTCGCGATGGGTTGATCTGACGGCCGAAGTACCGCTTGGCTACACGCTCCAGAAAGAGGGCAGCAACTCCTTTGAGGTCTCCCCCATTGTTGGTGCCCGTTTCTATATCACACAAAATAAGCGGATCGACACGCGGATCCTCCTGCGGTATCAACAGCGCTACTTCAGAGAGATCGAGAAAGACGATTGGGACATCAGCAATCGTACGCGGATCAAAGCAGAGGCCTATGTCTGCATCAATCAGCCAAATCTTTTTACCAACAATCTATGGTATGGCATTGTGGACTACGAAGAATTTATCGTGCTCGACGAGCAGGTGGACGAACGCTATGCCAATCGCCGGCGCGCCAGGATCGGGTTGGGATACCGGCTGAGCTACAAACACCGGTTTGAATTGATATACACCCGGCAATCGTCGCGCAACGAAATCGATGGGGACTTTATCAGCAACGATAACGTCATTCAGCTCCGGTATAAAATGTATTTAAACCCGAGCAAACCTGTGCCAGCGAACGACTAG
- a CDS encoding porin: MKSSIRIKPLLLLFLLPCIGWAQKQERQVGDTTYYPSLIPQAKQGLLRDVSVIANMNFALRNEFQDGEYMKTRFRNEQFRLEIRGKVHEKVYFRFRDRYTRAQTSESVDNLSRSVDLAYLRFDISEKWSASAGKMCADWGAWEFDWNPIDIYEYSDIVEYADNFLTGVGATYTPSHRNQWTFQVLDSRTKTFTELYGTQPNFTESKAPLAFVVNWRGSLLDGKIKTIWSYSLFNEASNANMNYIALGNEFTFNKFRFIYDFKWSDEQLDRTGIVSQTVPDDIYPYALAKTRYIGHWINIRYMITPKLHLTFVGMLDIAQWRNSFNDPENTAGEEHIRNAWGYIPAVEYYPWDNLNLKFFANWVGRVYKYSDYAKTRFGVSDYNTGRFTVGFITPLGIL; this comes from the coding sequence ATGAAATCATCCATACGTATAAAGCCTCTCCTGTTGTTATTCCTGCTACCCTGCATCGGTTGGGCGCAGAAACAGGAGCGCCAGGTGGGCGACACTACCTACTATCCCTCTCTGATTCCGCAGGCAAAGCAGGGATTGCTCAGGGATGTGAGCGTGATTGCCAATATGAATTTCGCTTTGCGAAACGAATTTCAGGATGGCGAATACATGAAAACCAGGTTTCGCAACGAGCAGTTCAGATTAGAAATCCGGGGGAAAGTTCACGAAAAAGTGTACTTCCGTTTTCGCGACCGGTATACGCGTGCGCAAACATCGGAATCGGTCGACAATCTAAGCCGCTCGGTCGACCTGGCCTATCTGCGTTTCGACATCTCGGAAAAATGGAGTGCCTCGGCCGGCAAGATGTGCGCCGATTGGGGCGCCTGGGAGTTTGATTGGAATCCGATCGACATCTATGAATACTCCGACATTGTCGAGTATGCCGATAACTTCCTCACGGGGGTTGGCGCCACCTATACACCGAGCCACCGAAACCAATGGACCTTCCAGGTATTGGACTCCCGGACAAAGACATTCACGGAATTATATGGAACGCAACCCAACTTCACGGAGTCAAAAGCGCCGTTGGCTTTTGTGGTGAACTGGCGGGGAAGTTTGTTGGATGGCAAGATAAAAACCATCTGGTCGTATTCCCTGTTCAACGAAGCCAGCAATGCCAACATGAACTACATCGCGTTGGGTAATGAGTTCACGTTTAATAAATTCAGATTTATTTATGATTTCAAATGGAGCGATGAACAATTGGACCGAACCGGTATCGTGAGCCAAACGGTTCCGGACGACATTTATCCCTATGCCCTGGCGAAGACGCGATACATCGGCCACTGGATTAACATTCGCTACATGATCACGCCGAAACTTCATCTCACCTTTGTGGGCATGCTGGACATTGCCCAATGGAGAAACAGTTTCAACGATCCCGAAAATACAGCGGGAGAAGAACACATTCGAAACGCATGGGGCTATATCCCGGCCGTGGAGTATTATCCCTGGGACAATTTAAATCTCAAGTTTTTCGCCAACTGGGTCGGACGGGTGTATAAGTATTCTGACTATGCCAAAACCCGGTTTGGTGTATCGGATTATAACACGGGCAGGTTTACGGTTGGTTTTATTACACCGTTGGGTATCCTTTAA
- the cax gene encoding calcium/proton exchanger yields the protein MKNFLKPGIHWLFAFIPITFILEYRHATAPLIFFSAALSIIPIARLIGSATEQLATYTGDAVGGLLNATFGNFPELIIATIALKAGLHQMVLASLGGAILANLLLAMGVSFLLGGLKFLNQDYNVTSVRVYSSMMMMAVISLTIPSSFHVYAVDKFPVEIENLLNLNVSIVLLIAYVLYLVFMLKTHPDFFRSEATATHTADEHENRWSLPVAVTTLVIASVLAALMSEVLVGAAEETGKVMGMSSVFIGIIFLAIVGGAAESLSAIAMAAKNKMDLSIGIALGSSIQIALFIAPLLVILSNFVGPRQLNLSFSRGLILALFLAVILASVVVGDGRSNWYKGVQLIIVYVIMGTMLYFIPAV from the coding sequence ATGAAAAATTTCTTAAAACCCGGGATCCATTGGTTGTTTGCTTTTATTCCCATCACGTTCATTCTTGAATACCGCCATGCTACGGCACCGCTGATCTTTTTCTCGGCCGCCCTTTCCATTATTCCCATCGCCCGGCTGATCGGATCGGCTACCGAACAACTCGCCACGTATACGGGCGATGCCGTCGGCGGATTGCTCAACGCCACCTTCGGGAATTTCCCGGAATTGATCATTGCCACCATCGCCCTGAAAGCGGGATTGCACCAAATGGTGCTGGCCTCGTTAGGAGGAGCCATACTCGCCAATTTACTGCTGGCCATGGGCGTATCATTTTTGCTGGGAGGCCTGAAATTTCTCAACCAGGACTACAACGTCACCAGCGTCCGGGTATACAGTTCCATGATGATGATGGCCGTCATCAGCCTTACCATACCGAGCTCCTTTCATGTCTACGCCGTCGACAAATTCCCGGTCGAGATTGAAAATTTGCTAAACCTGAACGTGTCCATCGTTTTACTGATCGCCTATGTATTGTATCTCGTCTTCATGCTCAAAACGCACCCGGATTTCTTCCGCAGCGAAGCCACGGCGACACATACGGCCGACGAACACGAAAACCGATGGTCGCTTCCCGTTGCTGTGACCACATTGGTCATTGCATCGGTCCTGGCCGCCTTGATGAGCGAAGTGTTGGTGGGAGCCGCCGAGGAAACCGGAAAAGTCATGGGCATGTCGAGTGTTTTTATCGGGATCATCTTCCTCGCCATCGTGGGAGGGGCTGCGGAAAGTCTTTCGGCCATCGCCATGGCGGCTAAAAATAAAATGGACCTCAGCATCGGCATCGCCCTGGGCAGCTCGATCCAAATTGCGCTTTTCATTGCACCCTTGCTGGTCATCCTCAGCAATTTCGTCGGGCCGCGGCAACTGAATCTTTCTTTTTCAAGAGGTCTGATCTTAGCCTTATTCCTGGCGGTCATTCTGGCGAGCGTGGTCGTCGGCGACGGGCGCTCCAATTGGTACAAGGGGGTTCAGTTGATCATCGTATATGTCATCATGGGCACGATGCTTTATTTCATTCCTGCTGTATGA